The following DNA comes from Picosynechococcus sp. PCC 7003.
AGTGCTAGAAGCCTTTGCCCGCGCCATTCCCAGCAGTGACGCTACCCAGCGGATGATCGGCTACAACAAGACCATGGCCACCCGCAAAGTCGCCGGGGCAACGCCCCATGACCTGGGGGCACCAAACGAGCACCCCTGGGAAGCCACCAATTACACCGCCTACCAAGATTGCAACCTCTGGAAAGATTTGGGGTCGGATTTTGTCCTGCAAGTGTATCGGGATTTTGTGATGACGGGGGCTGAGGACACGGAATTTCTTTGGAGCTGTTGGGGGAGTGTTGTAACGGCCCTTGATTACCTCAAGACCTTTGACCTAGATGGTGATGGTATTCCCGAAAACGGGGGCGCACCGGATCAAACCTTTGATGACTGGAAACTCAAAGGGATCAGTGCCTACTGTGGGGGGCTATGGATTGCGGCCCTCGAAGCGGCGATCGCCATGGCAAAAATCCTCCAACAAAGCCCCAGTCACTTCGAGGAACACCAAAATCAAGTCTCCGTAACCGAATTCGAGCAGGCGATCGCCACCTACCAAACCTGGCTCGACCAGGCCCGTCCCCTCTACCAGGATACCCTCTGGAACGGCAGCTACTACACCCTAGATACCGGTAGCAATTCCCGCGTCGTGATGGCGGATCAATTGTGCGGTCAATACTATACCCAACTGCTGCGTCTTCCGAATGTGAACCCCGGCGATCGCACCGCCACGACCCTCGCCACCATTTATTCTGCTTGTTTTGAAAAATTCCATGGCGGTCAATTTGGCGCAGCCAATGGCCTCAACCCCGACGGCACCCCCGAAAAGGAAAACGATACCCATCCCCTTGAAGTGTGGACAGGGATTAACTTTGGCATTGCGGCGCTGATGATCCGTAACGGCATGCAAACCGAAGCCTTACGGATGGTAGAAGCCGTGGTAAAACAAGTCTACGACAATGGGTTACAGTTCCGCACTCCTGAAGCGATTACGGCCAATGGCACTTTCCGCGCTTGCCACTACCTGCGGGCCATGGGCATCTGGGCGATCTACGATGCCATTGGGGTGATCTAATGCCTCAACTAGGGGAAAAATAAAAAATCATCATTAAATTTTTCCCTGATCCCTGCTGGTTTTTACGGGCGGAAGGGACACAATAGAAATAGCGGGCAAAAATTAAACTGTGCTTACCTCCCCCCCCTGGCCCGTGGAACTTTAGGCTGCTGATGAAATGCTTCCCCTTTACCCAAGCCCTTATTTATCTTGGTGCTGCCTCGGTCTGTACCCTGGGAATTACTGTGATCTTAGGCTGGTATTTGCGCCTGCCGGAAATCATCCAGCTTTATCCTACTTTTGTGCCGATGCAGTTTAATACAGCCCTGGGGTTTGTGTTGGTGGGGCTCGCGATGTTTGCCCTAGGGCCGATGAAAAGAGTGGCGATCGCCTTGGCGGTTCTCATCGGTTTATTGGGAGGATTGACCCTGGCTGAATATATCTTTGGCCTAAATCTCCCCCTGGATGAACTCTTCATGCGCCATTACATTGTTGTCGCGACGTCCCATCCAGGACGCATGGCCCCAAATACCGCCCTCTGTTTTTTACTGACGAGCATTGCCTTGTTCTTGATTGCGCAGCCGCAACACAAAAGAAATTTGCTGGGGGGAAGTTTTTTGGGGGCGTCGGTGATGGGGTTGGGGACGGTGGCTTGTTTGGGCTATCTTGCGAATATTGAGGCCACCTACGGTTGGGGGAAGCTGACGCAAATGGCGGTTCATACCTCCGCTAGTTTTATGGTGGTGGGTCTGGTCGTCATTCTCCAGGCGCGCCAGTTGAGTTTACAAATTCACCGTCGGGTATCCACTTTTTTCTTTCCTGTGGCGTTGTTATGGCTGGGGTTAACCTTGACGATTGCCCTGTGGCAAGCCTTTTTTTCTGAGAGATTACTGGCTGAGGACAAGGCCCAGAGTTTATTTGAGCATCCGGTGGCTTTGGGAATCTTGATTTTAGGGAGTTCTTTATCTTTGGTATTGGCGATCGCCGTGTGGTTTGCGATCCGTTTACAGGCCCAGGTCGAGGCGTTAAAACAAGCCCAGCAGGAAATTTTAGGTTTAAATCAGCAGCTCGAGGAACTTTCCCACTTGGATGGGTTAACGGGCATTGGTAACCGCCGCTTATTTGACCTCACTCTAACGAAGGAGTGGCAGCGGGCGGGGCGGTATCAGTATCCCCTAGCCCTGATGATGATCGACATTGATTTTTTTAAAAACTACAACGATCACTATGGACACCAAAAGGGGGATGAACGTATTCAACAGGTGGCCTCCTGGGTCAGTTCGATGGCCCGTCGCCCGACGGATTTGGCGGCTCGTTATGGGGGAGAAGAGTTTGTACTGTTGTTGACCAATGTTGATTTTTCGAGCGCGAAGCATATTGCCCAGGAATTGATCAAGGCGATCGCCAGGGCAAAGATTCCCCATCCAAAGTCACCGATTAGTGAATTTATCACCATCAGCATCGGTCTCCATGTGGCCCAACCCCAACCCCAGGCGGATATGGGGCACTTCATTTTTCAGGCCGACAAAGCTTTATATCAAGCGAAACATGAAGGGCGCAATCGCATTGTGACATCGAGGGTTTCGGGGTAGGACACCTCTGACTTGATCGCCACCTTCCTCAAGGATCACCCCTCTAGCTCCCCTCCAGGGGAGAAATTCATGGGCCTTGTCAGCTCACCGACCAACTGTTCCCCTCTTGAGAGGGGTTAGGGGAGTGTTAGCTCCAGGGCCACCTTCCCCAGGGAAGGTGCTATTTGGTGGGGGGATGGGCCATTTTTGTTTGGACTTCGGCAGCACGGCTAAACCAACGCACCAACATCCCCGCTAGGCGTTCGTGGTTGTGGCGGACATAGCCTGTGTCTGGATCTTCGTCCATGATGTTGGCAATCACCACCCGTCGCCTCAGTCGTCCCACTTCTTCGCGGTCAAGAAATACGGGATGGGAACGTTCGAGGGCATATTTACGGAGGGCTGCTTCCGAGGGCGATCGCTGGTGGACAAGAACCGCATCAAAGAGTTTTTTGCCACAGGCGCGGTCAATGGCCTTGATGTGGTCAGCGACGGTGTAGCCATCGGTTTCCCCCGGTTGGGTCATGATATTGCAGACGTAAATGCGGGGGGCCCCACTACGGGCGATCGCCTCGCGGATTTCCGGGACTAAAAGGTTAGGGATCACGCTGGTGTAGAGACTCCCCGGCCCCATGATAATAAAATCGGCTTCTTCAATGGCCTTGACTGCTGCGGGGAGCGCCGGGGGATTTTCGGGCCAACAACCCAGTTCCATAATGTGTCCCCCGGCCTCTGGGATATTAGATTCGCCTTCAATGACCCGACCATCGGCCATCCTCGCCCAAAGCTTCACATCACTGAGGGTCGCTGGCAAAACCCGACCGCGAATCGCTAAAACCTTGGAACTAGCCAGCACCGCCTGTTCTAGATCCCCGGTAATTTCGCTCATGGCCGTGAGAAATAAATTGCCAAAGCTATGGCCCACCAAGCCATCGCCCGCCTTAAAGCGATATTGAAATAATTCCGTGAGGAGTCTTTCTTCGTCCGCAAAGGCTGCTAGACAGTTGCGGATATCCCCCGGCGGTAGGACGCCAATTTCCCGTCGTAGTCGTCCCGAAGATCCGCCATCGTCGGCCACGGTCACCACGGCGGTAATATTGCTGCTGTATTTTTTGAGGCCCCGTAGCAGGGTAGAGAGACCCGTCCCCCCACCAATGGCGACAATTTTTGGCCCCTTGTTTAAGCGCCGATGGTTGTGGAGCATATCGACTAATTCTTCGTCCCCATCGGGATTTAGTACCGTGGTAATTGCCCCAAAGGTACGGTTTTGGCCCCAGAAAATTAGGCTCAAACCGGCGGCGATCGCCACTGGCCCAGAAATATTACTCGGAACCACCGCTGTTAACCATTGCAGGAGTGCCCCCATCAGAGCAAGCAACCGGGAAACGGGAGTTAAATTGAGCCAAATCGCTAACCCCAACGCCGTAAACAGCACTCCCAAAGCACTCATCAAGAGCCATCGCTTGACCGAGAGGCCCGGCATCATCCATTTCAGCCAATGGTTAAGACGATACTGTGGGTGATTTTTAGTGACTGCCATTGGTCGCGGATAGGCCCGGAGGTTTTTGCGGAAAGTACGACGAAATGGGTTGATCAGCATAATGGTGCATGGTTAAACAGCAGAGTCACCTCAGGGGGAGCATTGCTTAGGGTCGTAAAAAAAAAGAACACCCCAAGATCAAACAGGAAAAGAACCCATTTTTTACAAAAATCTTCAGAATTTTTGCCTAGGTCTACCATAGGGGGGAATGGTGCTTCTGAATGTAACAAACTCCACTCCTGTACCCTTGAGTTGCGAGGAAACAGCTAAATGATGGGATGAATGATCGTCTGAAATTGTCCCGTCACCCTGAGTATAGGCATTCAATGGGGGGAGTCGAGGGGAAATCTCCCCCACAAGCTTAAAAAAAGCCTAAAATTTTCTATTGATAAATTACTTTTTAGTGATATACTTATATTTAACGACCAGCTTAGTCACTCAGCTGCTGTCTTTGTGAACCATGCTCTTTCGCCAACTTTTTGACTACGAAACCTATACCTATACTTACCTTGTGGCTGATCCTGACAGTGGTGAGGCGGCCTTAATCGACCCTGTGATTGAGCAAGTGGATCGGGATCTCAAGCTTCTGCAAGAATTGGGTTTGACGTTAAAGTATTGTTTTGAAACCCATGTCCATGCTGACCATGTGACGGGGACGAGTCGGCTCCGGGAGAAAACGAACTGTTTAGGGGTTGTCCCCCAGGGGGCAGAAGTGGCCTGTGCGGATCGTTCCGTTGCCGATGGGGAAGTGCTCAAGGTTGGTGCCATCGAAATTAAGGCGATCGCCACCCCAGGCCACACCGATAGTCACATGGCATTTTTGGCCGATGGCACCCATCTTTTCACGGGGGATGCCTTGTTTATCCGGGGTTGTGGCCGCACAGATTTCCAGAGTGGCGATGCGGGCACCCTCTACGATTCGATTCAAAAACTGTTTAATTTACCGCCCGCAACCTTGGTTTATCCGGGCCATGACTACCGGGGCCAAGTGGTTTCGACCATCGCCGAAGAAAAGCAATTTAACCCCCGACTCAAGGGCGATCGCCAAGCCTTTATTCACCTCATGGATAACCTCAACCTTCCTAACCCGAAAAAGATTATGGAAGCAGTGCCCGCTAACCAAGCCTGTGGCAATGTTTAAAATGTTTAAGTCTTGTTCCCCTAGCAAGCGCGCCATTTTTTGTTCTGGATTACACCCAATCATCACCATTTTTTCTTAGTGCAATGACAACTACTCAACAACAACAATTACTTGAACTTTCCCCTGCTGAGTTTGCTGCCCAGGTAAATTCCCCCAATACCATCGTTTTCGACGTGCGCGAACAGGCTGAATACGCCAGAGAACATGTAGCGGGGTCACAAAATATCCCCCTGTCTCGCTTAACCGTAGATACCGTCCCCCAGACAACGAAAAATGTGATCCTCTATTGTCAAAGTGGCAATCGCTCCCGACGGGCAGCAGAACTCTTTTTTGCGGCGGGTTATTACCAAGTGGCCCATTTTGACGGTGGGTTTACGGCCTGGAAAGGCGCTAACTTGCCTTACAACGAAAATAAAAAAGCGCCCTTGCCGATGATGCGCCAGGTACAAATCGTTGCCGGGGGCCTAGTCCTCGCAGGCACATTGTTAAGTGCATTTGTCTCCCCTTGGTTTTTGCTCCTCACCGGATTTGTCGGCTCTGGGTTGATGTTTGCGGGCTTTACGGGCTTCTGCGGCATGGCAAAGATTTTGGCCCGTCTTCCCTACAACCGCGTCAAATAAGTTTAACGAACGACATTGCTCCCCACAGTTGCTGGGGGCTTTTTTTTTGGAGGATATGATGCAGATCTTGGGATATTTTTTAGCGGCCTGTATTGGTATTAGTTTGGGTTTGATGGGGGGCGGTGGTTCGGTGTTGGCGGTGCCGATCTTAGTCTATGTGATGGGGGTTGACCCCAAAAGTGCGATCGCCATGACATTGTTTATTGTCGGCATTGTCAGTGCGGTGGGTTTGGTCCCCCACTGGCGGCAGGGCAACATTAATTTGAAAAAAGCAGGGATTTTCGGCTCGGCGACGATGGTTGGGGCGTTCCTCGGTGCGCAGTTAACTCGGTTGCCTGTAATTACAGGGACGGTGCAATTGCTGCTGTTTGCGGTGATGATGCTGATCGCGGCGATTTTTATGATTCGTAAAAGTAGTCAGGCGATCGCCCACCCAGCCAATGAACCGCATCTCGAGGATTATCCGGCTCCTGTGTGCCGCTACTGTTGGCTATGGTTGCTCACGGAGGGCTTAGGGATTGGCGTTTTGACGGGGTTAGTGGGGGTTGGTGGTGGCTTTGCGATTGTGCCGGCCCTGGTACTGCTCGGCAAGACGGAAATGAAAGAGGCGGTGGGTACGTCCCTGGTGATTATTGTGATGAATGCGATCGCCGGATTTTTGGGATATTTTGGCCAAGCCGATGTGGTTTTTGATTGGCAGTTAATGGTGAATTTTACCTTTGTGGCCAGCGTTGGCATTTTAGCTGGGGGATATAGCTCGCGGTACGTCAAAGCCAAACAACTCCAAAAGGGCTTTGGGTATTTTCTCTTGGCGGTGGCGGCTTTTATTTTGTTTCAACAGCGCGATCGCCTACCCCGTTTTGGCTCCACCGATATACCCCCTACCCTTGTCCAAACCGAAGCACATTCCCTCCGGAGGAGATAAGACGCAGATTTAACTGATACGAGCGGGAATTTCCCTTCCTCGCACACAGTACTGTGACGAGCAGGGAGGGGAGGAAAGCGAGTTAGACTCATGCTACTGTAAGTTTGTCTTGACCACTTCTCCCTAAGCGAAAGCCAAGCTAAACGGGCAGTGTTGCAAAAAAAGAATTTTGGCCTTCGGAACGAGGGTTTTCCGCCTATCGCCAGAATGTTAAGACTCGCTATTCTTCGGAGTAGAAAGCAGTTCTTTGCGTAGAAAGCTCCTTCCTCGCTTTAGCAGGGAGGAGTAGTTCACAATATTTGCCTTTTGTTGATGCCTGTGTTACATTTCTTTACATGTAACGCTCGATTTTTCATACTTGCAAACCAATATGAGTATTTCTGCCCTCCAAAGGATTATTCCGTTACACTCTAGGCACCAGTTGGTCACCGGGCAAAATTTCCTGAGGATTTATAAGAAATATCACAACAGTGAAAACTAATGAATTTCAAGTATTTTAAGCAATAAACTGATTACAAGCAGGCTCAGTCAACATTCTGAATAAGTATTATTTTCTTTTGCCGATTTTAAAATCAACAATAAACATTTTCCCCAATACTGATCCAAGCCCCTAACCTTTTTGAGTTCAAACTTTATAGACCTACGCACTAGTGGTCACCGGAGTAACCCTATGCATCCTGAAAAAAACCATAAAGAATTAACGACAATTTTGGTTATCGAAGATGACAACATTCTCCGCAAACTGACGTGCAGAATCCTTTCCAGTAGTGGCTATATCGTCATCGAAGCCAAAGACGGTGTCCAGGGCATTGAAGTAGCAACAGAATGCTTACCTGATCTGATCATCTGCGACGTAATGCTGCCCTACCTCAGCGGTTACGACGTCCTCGAAAAACTCCAACAAAGCGAAGCAACCGAAAGAATTCCCTTTATTTTCCTAACAGCCCAATCGGAAACCAGACAACTCCGCCAGGGCATGGCTTCCGGCGCAGACGATTACCTCACCAAGCCCGTCCAAGCGGCAGAATTACTCAAGGCCATAGAAGTACGACTCAGCAAACAGGCCCGGGTCACCCAATACTATTCCGAAAAAATCCATCAACTCCGCGAAAAAGATGGCCTCACCGGTCTACCCAACCAAAACAAAATTGCCGATGCCTTTGAGGCGGTCATTGCGGACTTACCACCAGAACAAGACAGTGAGACCGTCCCGCCAATCGCCATTTTTTCCATTGGCCTCGATCGCTTCCAACTCCTCAATGAGTACCTGGGACATGGCGCAGTCAGTTTGCTGCTCAAACAGGTGGCCGAAAGACTCCAGCAGGTATTGAAAAAATATGGCATGGTCGCCAGTCTTAATACTTCAGAATTTTGTGCCATTCTTCGTCCTGTAGAACACAAACATGAAGTTGTAAACATTGCCCAAGAACTGCTCACTGCCTTTGAATCCCCCTTCACCTTATTAGAAAATAAGCAAGACGTATTTATCAGTTTAAGTATTGGGATCGCCTTTTACATGAGAGATGGTCTAGCACTCCCCGAAATTTTAGGGAATGCCCACACAGCAATGGTGCAAGTCCAGAAACAGGGAGGTAGTCAATACTCTTTCTACTCCGTGGCGATGAATATTGGTCGTTTTAATGCTGTTTCCCTAGAAGCAGATCTGCGTCAGGCTATTGACAACAATGAACTTGAGATTTTTTATCAACCGAAGGTAAATCTGCAAACGGGTAAGGTTGTTGGTGCAGAGGCATTATTGCGTTGGTTCCACCCGACTCGGGGCTTAGTCTCGCCCAGCCAGTTTATTCCCCTCGCAGAGGAAACGGGGCTGATTATTCCCATTGGAGAATATGTCCTCGAAGAAAGCTGCAGTCAGTTGCGGCGGTGGCAGACGGCGGGCTTAAAAGATTTTTATATGTCGGTTAATCTTTCTGCAAAGCAGTTTACCCAACTCAATCTCCACTATCGCTTAAGTCAGATCATTATTAATAATCATCTGCAACCCCAAGATATCCAGTTAGAACTCACGGAAAGTACCCTGGTGAGCAATGGTGGTGCATCGATCCGACGGCTGAAGGCTCTGCGCTCCCTGGGCTTAAAGATTGCTCTCGATGACTTTGGGACAGGCT
Coding sequences within:
- a CDS encoding diguanylate cyclase, with amino-acid sequence MKCFPFTQALIYLGAASVCTLGITVILGWYLRLPEIIQLYPTFVPMQFNTALGFVLVGLAMFALGPMKRVAIALAVLIGLLGGLTLAEYIFGLNLPLDELFMRHYIVVATSHPGRMAPNTALCFLLTSIALFLIAQPQHKRNLLGGSFLGASVMGLGTVACLGYLANIEATYGWGKLTQMAVHTSASFMVVGLVVILQARQLSLQIHRRVSTFFFPVALLWLGLTLTIALWQAFFSERLLAEDKAQSLFEHPVALGILILGSSLSLVLAIAVWFAIRLQAQVEALKQAQQEILGLNQQLEELSHLDGLTGIGNRRLFDLTLTKEWQRAGRYQYPLALMMIDIDFFKNYNDHYGHQKGDERIQQVASWVSSMARRPTDLAARYGGEEFVLLLTNVDFSSAKHIAQELIKAIARAKIPHPKSPISEFITISIGLHVAQPQPQADMGHFIFQADKALYQAKHEGRNRIVTSRVSG
- the yvcK gene encoding gluconeogenesis factor YvcK family protein yields the protein MLINPFRRTFRKNLRAYPRPMAVTKNHPQYRLNHWLKWMMPGLSVKRWLLMSALGVLFTALGLAIWLNLTPVSRLLALMGALLQWLTAVVPSNISGPVAIAAGLSLIFWGQNRTFGAITTVLNPDGDEELVDMLHNHRRLNKGPKIVAIGGGTGLSTLLRGLKKYSSNITAVVTVADDGGSSGRLRREIGVLPPGDIRNCLAAFADEERLLTELFQYRFKAGDGLVGHSFGNLFLTAMSEITGDLEQAVLASSKVLAIRGRVLPATLSDVKLWARMADGRVIEGESNIPEAGGHIMELGCWPENPPALPAAVKAIEEADFIIMGPGSLYTSVIPNLLVPEIREAIARSGAPRIYVCNIMTQPGETDGYTVADHIKAIDRACGKKLFDAVLVHQRSPSEAALRKYALERSHPVFLDREEVGRLRRRVVIANIMDEDPDTGYVRHNHERLAGMLVRWFSRAAEVQTKMAHPPTK
- a CDS encoding MBL fold metallo-hydrolase, which gives rise to MLFRQLFDYETYTYTYLVADPDSGEAALIDPVIEQVDRDLKLLQELGLTLKYCFETHVHADHVTGTSRLREKTNCLGVVPQGAEVACADRSVADGEVLKVGAIEIKAIATPGHTDSHMAFLADGTHLFTGDALFIRGCGRTDFQSGDAGTLYDSIQKLFNLPPATLVYPGHDYRGQVVSTIAEEKQFNPRLKGDRQAFIHLMDNLNLPNPKKIMEAVPANQACGNV
- a CDS encoding rhodanese-like domain-containing protein; this encodes MTTTQQQQLLELSPAEFAAQVNSPNTIVFDVREQAEYAREHVAGSQNIPLSRLTVDTVPQTTKNVILYCQSGNRSRRAAELFFAAGYYQVAHFDGGFTAWKGANLPYNENKKAPLPMMRQVQIVAGGLVLAGTLLSAFVSPWFLLLTGFVGSGLMFAGFTGFCGMAKILARLPYNRVK
- a CDS encoding sulfite exporter TauE/SafE family protein; protein product: MMQILGYFLAACIGISLGLMGGGGSVLAVPILVYVMGVDPKSAIAMTLFIVGIVSAVGLVPHWRQGNINLKKAGIFGSATMVGAFLGAQLTRLPVITGTVQLLLFAVMMLIAAIFMIRKSSQAIAHPANEPHLEDYPAPVCRYCWLWLLTEGLGIGVLTGLVGVGGGFAIVPALVLLGKTEMKEAVGTSLVIIVMNAIAGFLGYFGQADVVFDWQLMVNFTFVASVGILAGGYSSRYVKAKQLQKGFGYFLLAVAAFILFQQRDRLPRFGSTDIPPTLVQTEAHSLRRR
- a CDS encoding EAL domain-containing response regulator; the encoded protein is MHPEKNHKELTTILVIEDDNILRKLTCRILSSSGYIVIEAKDGVQGIEVATECLPDLIICDVMLPYLSGYDVLEKLQQSEATERIPFIFLTAQSETRQLRQGMASGADDYLTKPVQAAELLKAIEVRLSKQARVTQYYSEKIHQLREKDGLTGLPNQNKIADAFEAVIADLPPEQDSETVPPIAIFSIGLDRFQLLNEYLGHGAVSLLLKQVAERLQQVLKKYGMVASLNTSEFCAILRPVEHKHEVVNIAQELLTAFESPFTLLENKQDVFISLSIGIAFYMRDGLALPEILGNAHTAMVQVQKQGGSQYSFYSVAMNIGRFNAVSLEADLRQAIDNNELEIFYQPKVNLQTGKVVGAEALLRWFHPTRGLVSPSQFIPLAEETGLIIPIGEYVLEESCSQLRRWQTAGLKDFYMSVNLSAKQFTQLNLHYRLSQIIINNHLQPQDIQLELTESTLVSNGGASIRRLKALRSLGLKIALDDFGTGYSSLSYLQQFSFDTLKIDYSFIHKIHQNPVNAAIITAIIEMAHQLNLKVVAEGVEEQAELEFLTKFNCDEVQGFLFSRPIRAEEFFNSPFIDLENAAFADSRITANM